One region of Anticarsia gemmatalis isolate Benzon Research Colony breed Stoneville strain chromosome 2, ilAntGemm2 primary, whole genome shotgun sequence genomic DNA includes:
- the LOC142981941 gene encoding inter-alpha-trypsin inhibitor heavy chain H4-like isoform X5: MARWLALFGGLCLLALAHSAAVPTVDTMVVAKSDDTIATTPTSVADITTEESSPPIKLTEMEVISEVSLRYAHTTVVARVRNPAKRAQEAHFRVLLPETAFISGFVMTLDGKSYKAYVKEKEEAKQIYQDAVSQGIGAAHISAKARDSNHFTVAVNVEASSNAIFNLTYEELLVRRNGVYNHAINLHPGALVPKLTVTVHIKESEKLIELRVPEIRTGNEIDATKDDAQNSRATIVRSHDDREATITFTPDLQEQERLIQLYTEKSKESAAASHSSSSWYSAEPETTTPEGVLGQFVVQYDVARPKDGEVLVNDGYFVHFFAPTNLEALNKLVVFVLDTSGSMMDRKIIQLREAMQTILGELNAGDYFSIVEFNSAVTVHDLKEADGEPPKRHYSYFDYDKNVTLVPPSPATPENIAKAKLIVSWLQASGGTNIGRALDVAVELINKGVDWKASESAVVPAAKENSDSPQAAASSDVTTAASTEVAVEKTEDKKTAKSLEPIIIFLTDGDPTVGETDPKRIITRVQEKNYGENKATIFSLAFGEDADRKFLRKVSLRNGGFMRHIYEAADAALQLRDFYRQISSPLLAHLKFTYPSGQVKSDSLTKHEFRTYYAGSEVVVAGRVEDSATEITPQLAAFCGVRDGYGRKRYEVIPRVPVEKKKSGYLPLERLWSYLTIKQLLDKHDAGEDAPHKDDEKSEHEKKALELALKYSFVTPLTSLVVVKPNATNAVNAESVDKAAGIGPVSGGPLSITSNLLARPMASHNSFGHFGLSGPAPAAAFGAAYISPGFNLGQDEALEEEVDDYVDLDDDKFFTTPVRLPAPTTTFAPIVTPKSVLVDYNLLNYPWAEALIIPQNDTLLLSTDKDTVALKLATLSEVPKESSGDAECASAVDGGAGVCVYLTRCDSAKHITAQVYSTTYCAVSQGYAGVCCKREKVDIVH; this comes from the exons ATGGCCCGGTGGTTGGCTTTATTTGGAGGGCTGTGCCTTTTGGCACTAGCTCACTCAGCTGCCGTCCCAACTGTGGACACCATGGTAGTCGCCAAGTCAGATGACACG ATCGCAACGACACCGACCTCGGTAGCGGATATCACAACGGAGGAGTCCAGTCCACCGATCAAATTGACCGAAATGGAAGTGATCTCGGAAGTGTCGTTGCGATATGCGCACACGACGGTGGTCGCCAGAGTGCGTAATCCCGCCAAACGAGCGCAGGAGGCTCACTTCAGGGTATTGCTGCCGGAGACCGCCTTCATCAGCGGATTTGTCAT gACTCTTGATGGAAAATCTTACAAAGCGTATGTAAAAGAAAAGGAAGAGGCTAAGCAAATTTATCAGGATGCGGTGTCGCAAGGTATCGGCGCGGCCCATATCTCCGCCAA GGCTCGTGATTCTAACCACTTTACGGTAGCAGTGAACGTGGAAGCTTCTTCTAATGCGATCTTTAACCTGACGTATGAAGAGTTGTTGGTACGTCGTAACGGCGTCTACAACCATGCCATCAACCTGCACCCAGGAGCGTTGGTGCCCAAACTTACCGTCACCGTACACATCAAGGAGTCTGAGAAACTCATAGAACTGAGAGTACCTGAAATAAGAACTGGAAATGAAATTGATGCTACTAAGGATGACGCAC AGAACTCCAGAGCAACTATTGTTAGGAGCCACGATGACCGTGAGGCTACGATTACATTTACCCCAGACTTGCAAGAGCAGGAGAGACTTATCCAGTTGTACACCGAGAAATCCAAGGAGTCAGCGGCTGCCTCGCACTCGTCCTCATCATGGTACAGCGCAGAGCCTGAGACCACCACTCCTGAAGGTGTGCTGGGACAGTTCGTAGTACAGTACGATGTGGCGCGCCCTAAGGACGGCGAGGTCTTG GTAAACGATGGGTACTTCGTGCACTTCTTTGCGCCGACGAACTTGGAGGCGTTGAACAAGTTGGTAGTGTTTGTGTTGGACACGTCGGGCTCTATGATGGACCGCAAGATCATTCAGCTGCGCGAGGCCATGCAGACCATCCTCGGCGAACTTAACGCAGGAGATTACTTCAGTATTGTGGAATTTAATTCGGCTGTCACC GTCCACGACTTGAAAGAAGCCGATGGCGAGCCTCCCAAGCGTCATTACTCGTACTTCGACTACGATAAGAATGTGACGCTAGTGCCCCCTTCACCAGCCACCCCGGAGAACATTGCTAAGGCTAAACTCATCGTCAGCTGGCTGCAAGCTTCCGGAG GTACCAACATCGGTCGTGCCCTCGACGTGGCTGTAGAACTGATCAACAAGGGAGTGGACTGGAAGGCGTCAGAGAGCGCTGTCGTGCCTGCTGCCAAGGAAAACTCGGACAGCCCTCAGGCTGCTGCCTCCAGTGACGTCACCACTGCCGCCTCCACTGAAGTAGCCGTGGAAAAGACTGAAGACAAGAAAA cGGCAAAGTCTTTGGAGCCCATCATAATATTCTTGACTGACGGCGATCCGACCGTAGGCGAGACTGATCCCAAGCGCATCATCACGCGCGTGCAGGAGAAGAACTACGGAGAAAACAAGGCTACCATATTCTCTCTTGCTTTTG GTGAGGACGCTGACCGCAAGTTCCTGCGCAAGGTGTCGCTACGTAATGGCGGGTTCATGCGCCACATCTACGAGGCCGCCGACGCCGCGCTACAACTCAGAGACTTCTACAGACAGATCTCTTCACCGCTGCTCGCACATCTTAAGTTCACTTACCCATCAGGACAG GTGAAGTCAGACTCATTGACGAAACATGAGTTCCGCACGTACTACGCGGGCTCGGAGGTGGTGGTGGCAGGCCGAGTGGAGGACAGCGCCACGGAGATCACGCCGCAACTCGCCGCTTTCTGTGGAGTGCGCGATGGATACGGCAGG AAACGTTACGAGGTTATACCGAGAGTGCCGGTTGAGAAGAAGAAGTCAGGCTACCTGCCTCTAGAGAGACTGTGGTCGTACCTCACCATCAAGCAGCTGCTGGACAAACACGACGCCGGCGAGGACGCGCCGCACAAGGACGACGAGAAGAGCGAACATGAGAAGAAGGCCCTCGAACTTGCGCTtaag TATTCCTTCGTAACTCCGCTAACATCGCTGGTCGTTGTAAAACCTAATGCAACTAACGCAGTGAATGCCGAATCAGTGGACAAAGcag ctgGTATTGGTCCCGTGAGCGGTGGtc CTCTGTCAATAACAAGCAATTTGTTGGCTCGTCCTATGGCTAGTCACAATTCGTTTGGCCATTTCGGTCTATCGGGGCCGGCACCTGCCGCGGCGTTCGGAGCCGCCTACATATCTCCCGGCTTCA ACCTAGGCCAAGATGAGGCGTTGGAAGAGGAAGTCGACGATTATGTTGATCTTGACG ATGACAAATTCTTCACTACTCCAGTTCGGCTGCCTGCACCAACTACTACTTTCGCTCCCATCGTCACTCCGAAGTCGGTGTTGGTAGATTACAACTTGCTGAACTATCCGTGGGCAGAAGCACTCATCATCCCACAGAACGACACTCTTCTGTTATCCACCGACAAAGATACCGTTGCTTTGAAGTTGGCCACTCTATCCGAG GTACCGAAGGAGTCGAGCGGTGATGCTGAGTGCGCTAGCGCCGTGGACGGCGGCGCCGGCGTGTGCGTGTATCTGACGCGGTGCGACTCCGCGAAACATATCACTGCACAAGTTTATTCCACCACTTACTGTGCTGTTAGTCAAGG ATATGCGGGTGTATGCTGTAAACGAGAGAAAGTCGACATAGTACATTGA